In Vigna unguiculata cultivar IT97K-499-35 chromosome 3, ASM411807v1, whole genome shotgun sequence, a single genomic region encodes these proteins:
- the LOC114179428 gene encoding 28 kDa ribonucleoprotein, chloroplastic codes for MSMPFSLTTTPSFNSLTMAESCILSLPSLFRVNNKTLSLSLPSKRLNLHFPSSNSSFFPLTTNTTRFPSLLTFVAQTSDWAQEEEGNAVWENEVDAAWGTEEGGDDGVEEVTGGGFAQPPEEVKIFVGNLPYDVDSEQLALLFKEAGTVEVAEVIYNRVTDRSRGFGFVTMSTLEEVEKAVQKFSGYELNGRVLTVNKAAPKGAQPDRSSRPPRTFSSATRIYVGNLPWTVDNARLEQVFSEHGKVEEARVVSDRETGRSRGFGFVTMASEADVNDAIAALDGQELDGRPIRVNVAEERPRRSSY; via the exons ATGTCTATGCCTTTCTCTCTCACAACCACGCCTTCCTTCAACTCTCTCACAATGGCGGAATCCTGCATTCTCTCTCTCCCTTCTCTCTTCCGCGTCAATAACAAAACCCTTTCTCTTTCACTTCCCTCCAAGCGCCTCAACCTCCACTTTCCATCCTCCAATTCTTCGTTCTTTCCCCTCACCACCAACACCACCCGCTTCCCCTCTCTCCTCACATTCGTCGCCCAGACATCCGATTGGGCCCAAGAAGAGGAAGGGAACGCCGTATGGGAGAACGAAGTCGACGCCGCGTGGGGAACTGAAGAAGGTGGCGATGACGGCGTGGAGGAAGTGACCGGAGGGGGTTTCGCTCAACCACCCGAGGAAGTTAAGATCTTTGTTGGGAACTTGCCTTATGATGTTGATAGCGAGCAATTGGCTTTGCTTTTTAAGGAGGCTGGCACCGTTGAGGTTGCTGAG GTTATTTATAATAGGGTCACTGACCGGAGTCGTGGCTTTGGATTTGTCACCATGAGTACGCTTGAAGAGGTTGAGAAGGCTGTCCAGAAGTTCAGTGGTTAC GAACTAAATGGAAGAGTGTTGACCGTTAATAAGGCTGCTCCAAAAGGAGCACAGCCTGACCGCTCATCACGGCCACCACGAACCTTTAGTTCTGCTACAAGAATCTACGTTGGGAACTTGCCATGGACTGTTGACAATGCACGGCTAGAGCAAGTTTTTAGTGAACATGGTAAGGTTGAGGAGGCTAGGGTGGTCTCTGACAGGGAGACTGGTCGATCACGTGGTTTTGGCTTTGTCACAATGGCCAGTGAGgctgatgtgaatgatgcaattGCTGCTCTTGATGGTCAG GAATTGGATGGGAGACCAATCAGAGTGAATGTTGCAGAGGAAAGGCCTAGACGCAGCTCCTATTGA
- the LOC114179105 gene encoding uncharacterized protein LOC114179105, with protein sequence MASVGKQSYIRLKNEEELEEEIVKREVKKARAWLKFRALAGRRRPRLRVAALRRFLRKRTKFLSKFRVSWRKALKRLRNGQSHMNDLFGGNLLLMQGNLAPFDCGKKPYMAHVLQPSPRTIL encoded by the coding sequence ATGGCTTCAGTAGGCAAGCAATCTTACATAAGActgaaaaatgaagaagaattGGAAGAAGAGATAGTAAAGAGAGAAGTGAAAAAGGCAAGGGCGTGGCTTAAGTTTCGGGCTCTAGCGGGTAGAAGAAGGCCAAGGCTTCGTGTTGCAGCACTGAGAAGATTTCTTAGAAAAAGAACCAAGTTTCTGTCCAAATTCAGGGTTTCGTGGCGCAAGGCCTTGAAGAGATTGAGGAATGGACAGAGTCACATGAATGATCTGTTTGGAGGAAATTTGTTGCTGATGCAGGGAAATCTTGCTCCTTTCGATTGCGGTAAGAAACCTTACATGGCTCATGTCCTTCAACCATCACCCAGGACAATCCTCTAA
- the LOC114176001 gene encoding proline transporter 2-like, which produces MDVEGRGTLNMEQGQEKGTQKDDSGLATAHTIDSDSWKQVGLMLVSAFNCGWILSFSNLIMWPLGWTWGIICLLLVGIYTAYANWLLAAFHFVDNRRFIRYRDLMGYVYGKGMYHITWVFQFLTLLLGNMGFILLGGKALKEINSEFSDSPLRLQYYIVITGAAYFFYSFSIPTMSAMKNWLGISAVLTFTYIIFLLFVLVKDGKSNSDRDFDISGSQVSKVFNSFGAISAIVVSNTSGLLPEIQSTLRKPAVKNMRKALYLQYTVGVVFYYGVTVMGYWAYGSAVSAYLPENLSGPRWINVLINAIVFLQSIVSQHMFVAPILEALDTKFLEIDKAMHSGENLKRLFLLRAFFFTGNTFVAAAFPFMGDFVNFLGSFSLIPLTFMFPSMVFIKVKGRTASIQKKAWHWFNVVFSFLLTIATTISAIRLIVDNIQKYHFFADA; this is translated from the exons ATGGATGTAGAAGGAAGGGGCACTCTGAACATGGAACAAGGTCAAGAAAAGGGTACCCAGAAGGATGATTCTGGGCTCGCAACTGCTCATACTATTGATAGCG ATTCGTGGAAACAAGTGGGGTTGATGCTGGTATCAGCCTTCAACTGTGGGTGGATATTGAGTTTTTCCAATCTCATCATGTGGCCACTGGGTTGGACTTGGGGTATCATATGCCTTCTTCTTGTCGGTATCTACACCGCCTATGCAAACTGGCTCTTGGCAGCATTTCATTTCGTTGATAATCGCAGATTCATTAGATACAGAGACCTTATGGGATACGTTTACG GTAAGGGTATGTACCACATCACCTGGGTTTTCCAGTTTTTAACCCTTCTTCTTGGAAATATGGGTTTCATCCTCCTTGGCGGCAAGGCACTTAAG GAAATAAACTCGGAATTTAGCGATTCTCCCTTGAGGCTGCAATACTACATAGTGATAACAGGAGCAGCTTACTTCTTTTATTCCTTCTCCATCCCAACAATGTCTGCCATGAAAAACTGGTTGGGAATTTCTGCGGTGCTCACCttcacatatataatatttcttctctttgtttTGGTAAAAGATG GGAAATCAAATTCGGACAGGGATTTCGATATCAGTGGAAGTCAAGTGAGTAAGGTGTTTAATTCCTTTGGTGCCATTTCTGCCATCGTTGTCTCCAACACCAGTGGCTTGCTCCCAGAGATACAG TCGACTCTACGTAAGCCAGCAGTGAAGAACATGAGGAAGGCCCTGTATTTACAATATACAGTGGGAGTGGTGTTCTATTATGGTGTTACCGTAATGGGATATTGGGCTTATGGATCAGCGGTGTCGGCATACCTTCCAGAAAACCTAAGTGGTCCCAGATGGATTAATGTTCTCATCAATGCCATCGTATTTTTGCAGTCCATCGTCTCCCAACAT ATGTTTGTGGCTCCAATTCTGGAGGCGTTGGACACAAAGTTCCTAGAAATCGACAAGGCCATGCATTCAGGGGAGAACTTAAAGCGCTTATTTCTCCTACGTGCGTTTTTCTTTACTGGGAACACCTTCGTTGCTGCAGCATTTCCTTTTATGGGTGACTTTGTAAACTTTCTTGGCTCATTTTCTCTCATTCCTCTCACATTCATGTTCCCCAGCATGGTCTTCATCAAG GTGAAGGGAAGAACAGCTAGCATACAGAAGAAGGCGTGGCACTGGTTCAacgttgttttttcttttctgctcACAATAGCAACCACCATTTCAGCAATTCGGTTGATAGTTGACAACATCCAAAAGTATCATTTCTTTGCCGATGCATGA
- the LOC114179104 gene encoding cytochrome P450 71A9-like: MISFVVFGFLTVLFTFSLLTQWRKASAEKRRLPPGPKKLPFIGNLHQLGTLPHRSLQHLSRKHGPLMFLQLGSIPTLVVSSADMAKEIFKNYDSVFSGKPLLHAANRLGYGSSVSFAPYGEYWREMRKIMVSELLSPKRVQSFEAVRFDEVKRMLQAVSLSPGPVDLSELTLSLTNNVVCRVALGKRDRGTGDANKVYRMLKETQEMLGGFFVDDFFPQLGWLNKFSGLESRLEKNFRDMDRFYDEVIKEHVDKSRESAETEHEDVVDVLLQVQKDPSQPIAISHHQIKGVLVDIFVAGTDTAAATMIWIMSELIRNPKAMKKAQEEVREIMKGKEMVQEIDLPNLLYLKLVVKEALRLHPPAPLLVPRETTEACMIRGFQIPAKTRVLVNAKSIAMDPTCWENPNEFLPERFLNSSIDYKGQHFEMLPFGVGRRSCPGVNFAMPLVELVLANLLLRFNWELPLGLGIQDLNMEEAIGITMHKRDHLWLRATPFHQ; this comes from the exons ATGATCTCTTTCGTGGTGTTTGGGTTCCTCACGGTCCTTTTCACCTTCTCATTGCTCACACAGTGGAGAAAGGCTTCTGCAGAAAAGAGAAGGCTACCTCCAGGGCCAAAGAAACTACCCTTCATTGGCAACCTCCACCAGCTTGGAACGTTGCCCCATCGATCCCTTCAACACCTTTCACGTAAGCATGGACCTCTCATGTTCTTGCAGCTGGGTTCGATACCAACCTTGGTTGTCTCTTCTGCTGACATGGCCAAAGAGATCTTCAAAAACTATGACTCAGTTTTCTCTGGGAAGCCTCTACTGCACGCCGCAAACCGCTTAGGATACGGTTCAAGCGTGAGTTTTGCACCGTACGGTGAGTACTGGAGGGAGATGAGGAAAATCATGGTCTCAGAGTTACTGAGTCCGAAGAGGGTTCAATCGTTTGAAGCTGTGAGATTTGACGAGGTCAAACGCATGCTTCAGGCTGTTTCTCTGTCTCCTGGTCCTGTCGACCTGAGTGAACTCACTCTCTCGCTCACCAACAACGTTGTTTGTCGGGTTGCTCTCGGCAAAAGGGACAGGGGTACGGGTGATGCAAATAAGGTTTACAGAATGCTTAAAGAAACACAGGAAATGTTGGGAGGGTTCTTTGTGGATGACTTCTTTCCACAGTTGGGGTGGCTGAACAAGTTCAGTGGCCTTGAAAGCAGACTAGAGAAGAATTTCAGAGACATGGATCGGTTTTACGACGAAGTGATCAAGGAGCATGTTGATAAGTCTCGTGAGAGCGCAGAAACAGAGCATGAAGATGTTGTGGATGTGCTGCTTCAAGTTCAGAAGGATCCGAGTCAACCCATTGCCATCAGTCACCaccaaattaagggtgttctaGTG GACATCTTTGTAGCAGGAACTGATACTGCTGCAGCAACAATGATATGGATAATGTCTGAGTTGATTAGGAACCCGAAAGCAATGAAAAAAGCACAAGAAGAAGTAAGAGAAATCATGAAGGGAAAGGAAATGGTACAAGAGATTGACCTCCCAAACCTCTTGTACCTTAAGTTAGTTGTGAAGGAGGCACTGAGACTCCATCCACCTGCGCCATTGCTTGTGCCAAGAGAGACAACAGAGGCTTGCATGATCAGAGGGTTTCAAATCCCTGCCAAAACGAGGGTGCTTGTGAATGCAAAATCAATAGCAATGGATCCAACTTGTTGGGAGAATCCAAATGAGTTCTTACCAGAGAGGTTCTTGAACAGCTCCATAGATTATAAAGGACAACACTTTGAGATGTTGCCATTTGGGGTAGGGCGAAGGAGTTGCCCTGGAGTGAACTTTGCCATGCCTCTTGTTGAGTTAGTACTTGCAAATCTTCTGCTTCGTTTTAACTGGGAACTGCCTCTTGGACTTGGAATACAAGACTTGAACATGGAAGAAGCAATTGGCATAACCATGCACAAGAGAGACCATCTTTGGCTGAGAGCCACCCCCTTTCACCAGTAG